In Bacteroides cellulosilyticus, the genomic stretch CTTGCTTTCGATGGTCGACTTGGCCGTCAGCATAACGATGGGAATATGGCTTGTGGTCATCTCTTCCCGCAGTTCGCGCACCATTTCTATACCATGCTTTTCGGGCATCATAACGTCGCTGATGATGATATCCGGCATATACAACTTACTCTTTTCCAGTCCGGTATTACCATTTTCCGCTTCTATAACATTGAAGTACTGGGCAAAGATGGTCCTTATGAAGAAGCGTAATTCCTGGTTATCTTCCACTATCAGGATGGTTTCTTTTTCACTGTTCAGGTTCTCCTCTTCGTTTCCGGTGAGAGAAGAGAACTGATTGCCAGTGCATACTGGTGAGGTATCACTTACCACATAGTCGGACAGGATGAATTCAACGGTTTCGTCGAAGTGTTCCTTTCCTTTCTGCAATCTGATGCTGAAGCAACTCCCTTCTCCAAGTTTGCTCCGGATGCTGATGCTGCCGTGGTGCATATCGATCAATTCTTTCACTAATGAAAGGCCGATACCGGTGCTGGCTTGGTTGAAGAGGTTCTTATCCACTAAATTCTCGAAGCGGACGAAGAGGGACTTTTGCTTATTCTCCGCAATTCCTATTCCCTGGTCTTCCACAGCAAGAATCACATCCTTTTCTTCTTCCTGCACCATCACTTTGATCTGTTTCCCTTGGGGAGTATATTTGAAAGCGTTCGATAAAAGGTTGAACAATATCTTTTCCAACTTGTCGGAGTCCGCCCATATCTTGAGGCTGGCGACTTCCGTATCCATACTGAAATCAATCTGGTGTTCATCGGCAAGGCTGTTGAAGCTTTCCATAATGTGGCGGATGAAAGGGATCAGGTCAATCTGTTGCACCCTCATCTTCATCTTCTTGTTCTGTATCTTGCGGAAGTCCAGAATCTGATTGACGAGCCTTAGCATCCGGTTCGTGTTTCGCTCTACCAGCACCAACTGTTCCCGTTCCTCATCATTCAGCTTGCCATGTTGCAGGACTTGCTCTACGGGACCGGCAATCAGCGTCAGCGGTGTACGCAGTTCGTGCGATATGTTTGTGAAGAAACGTAGCTTTATATCTGAAATCTCCTGTTCGACGGATACCTTATGCTTCAGCCTGAAGATGGTGAAGAGGATATAGGTGGCCGTAAAGATAACTAATAAGATGAATAGCACGTACAGGGAATATGCCCACGGTGTCTCCCAGAAGGAGGGAAGTATGTTGATATCCAGTGTACGCGTGTTCTCCACCCAGATGCCGTCGCTGTTTGTAGAGCGGACTTTCAGGGTGTAATGTCCTTTCGGCAGGTTGGTGTAAGTGGCGGTTCGCTGGTTGCCGATATTGTTCCAGTTGTTTTCGAAGCCTTCCAGTTTGTAGGAATAGGAGATGTTGCCGGGATACTTCATGTCCAGGGCGGCAAACTGGATGCTGAATCCATTCTTATCGTGAGGCAGGGTCAGGAGGTTCGTATCATCGATGTGGGTGGTCAGTATGCCGCCTTCTTCGGGAGTCACCGTCTTCTCGGCCTGTTGCAGGCGGGTGAAGATGATGGGAGGAACGTATGTACTTGTATGGATGGAATCCGGAAAGAAGTATAGGACACCTTTCACGGTATTGAACAGCAGATAATCGGACTCTGTTCGCAGAGCCGCCCCTTCATTGAAACTGATTCGTAGGGGGAAAGCTCTGGAGGGGTAGTTTATTATTTTATCCGTGGAAGGAATAAACTTGCACAGTTCTTTTTCTGTAGCACACCACAAATTGCCGTGCGGGTCTTCTTCGATGGATAGCAATACGTCCGAAGGAAGCCCGTCTCTCATGGTGTAGGCCTGAAAGCGGGCTTCAGCGCCCTCCAGTGAGAGTAGCTTATTGAGTCCGCCTCCGAAGGTGGCCACGTACATTTCGCCTTTCCGGGTGAAATATATGTTGTGCACGTCGTTGTTGCTGAGGCTGTTGGCGTTCCCCGAAATACGGCAATAACGTTGGAATTCTATCTCTTCCGGTTCTTTGAAATTGCCCTTGCACATCAGTAATCCTGTGGCGCTGCCTATCCATATATTCCCTTTAGTGTCGGAGGTGATGAAACGCGTACGGTAACATTGGCTGATAGGATAGTTCTTTAGCCGGTTCCGGTAGTTGATGAAACGGTCCGCTTCTTTGTCTGTTCCCCGTTCCAGGTAGTTGATTCCTCCTTCGAATGTGGCAATCCATATCCGTTGCTGCCGGTCTTCATGCAGACTGTATATCTCGTTACCGCTCAGACTGTATACATCGTTTGCGTCGGCACTGTACTGAACGAGATGATAAGTCAGGGGCTTCCCCTGAGGCTTGGCGGCGAATAGTCCGTTGCCTTTGGTACCTATCCAGATGGTGCCTTCGTGATCTTGTATGATGGAATAGCCTATTCCTAACCGGTCCGTGCTGTAAGGGGAAATAGTCCCTGCGGACGTAAGGTTGCCCACATAGCGCCATTGGCTGTCGTAGACACGTATTATTTTGTCTTTATTGCCCGTCCATATATATCCGTTGCGGTCCTGGTAAACGGCGCGGACGTTGCTTCCCGGGAATTCCGTGTCATCCGGGGCAGCGGTAAGCAAATGGAAATGATTGGTATTGAAAGAGATCTTCTCCAGGCCGTTTCCGTATGAACCAAGCCATAAATTACCCTGTTTATCGGTAAAGACATTGGTCACCTTATTGTCAGCGCTCCAGCCCGATTGCAGGGCCGGATTGTAAAACGGACGTATCCGGTTGTTCTTACGGTCGTACCAGGCAAGTCCTCCTCCCGAAGGATGTACCCATAAAGAGCCGTTGACATCCTCGTATATATACATTTCCGGTCGGGAATCGACGATGTCTTTGCCGTACTTGTCTTGCAGAATGAAGTGATCGAACTGCTCGTTTTCAGGATTGAAGTGCGTCACTCCTTTAGTGTTGAGGCGTATCCATGCTTCACCGTTGGTATCGATATAGGCTGCTTTGATCTGATTGTCCTTTAATGAAGGATAATTCCGGGTATTATAGTGACGATGGTTTCCGGAACTTTGTTCATATACAAAGAACCCGTCGCTGGCTGTGCCGATGAATAGCTTGTCCTTTTTGAGTTGTCGGATGGTTTTGATAGACGAGCCGGTGGGGAACTCTTGCCTTACAAACTGGCCGGTGTCCGGATTATATTCGTATACGCATCCTTGTTTGGAAGTGAAGTAGATGGTATGATTGTTTTCCAGTGCATCGTAAAAAGGCTGTTTGTCCTTTTCCGGAGGAGCGACGAAGTAAGAAGAAAGTTTCTCTTCATTCCCGTCACGAGTCAGGCGGTATAATCCGTTCTCGGTAAGAATCCATTGGTTCTCCCGGCTATCCTGAAAGATAGACTTGATAGGCTCTGAGTATGAAATCTGATGGGATTTGAAGAAGTCTGTGGCTTTCATTTCATGTGTTTCCGGATGAGTGGAAATATGAATCAATTCATTTTGTACGGTAATTATCCATACGTCTCCACATGGAAGCACATGCATGTCCAAAGACAGGTAGTTGTCGTAAGGGATAGCCTGGAACCGTTCAAGCCGCGGATTGAAACGATAGACCTGGTGATTGTAGCTTTGTACCCAGATATATCCGTATCTGTCTTCTTTAATATTGTCCAGACGGTTATTGCTCAATCCGATGCTGTCGCCCGGATGGGCTTTATAGTTGTTAAATGTATATCCATCAAATTTGTAGAGACCGTCCCAGGTAGCGAACCACATCACTCCTTTGTCATCTTGCAGGATGCTCATGATGGTATTCTGCGAGAGTCCGTCTTCTGAAGTATATTGTGTAAAGGTATGTGGTAATTGTCCGAAGCAGAAGCCGGTGGCAATTACGCAGAGGATTAGAAATATTCTGATTCTTCTCATGGTTAGTGTATTACTGGATACGCTTTATTTCAGCCATTTATTGAAAAACTCCAAAGTCTCTTTCTGCATTTCCTTATTGAAGAAGTGTTTCTCTTCCCATATCTTGGTAACCAGGCGGTCGGCAGCCTTCTGGCTCTGCCAGACAGCCTGCATGGTGTCATAGGCATCTTTAACACCTTCTACCGGAAACAACTTGTCCCGGCTTCCATTGAAAAACAGGGTGGGTTTCGGGCAGGCGATGCTTGCCGTATGCGGATAATCCAGATAGCGGCGCAGGTTCGGTATCAGCATGGAATAGGCTGATCCGCCTTTGTTTTGGTTGTTGGTGAGTGTCATCAGGTGTTCGGTGGTGTTCATCCAGCAAATGGAGGCGGAGACTTTTATACAGTCGGTGATGGCGGAGAGCATCCAGGAACGGTAGGCTCCCATGGAGAAACCTACGCATCCTACTTTATTTTTATCCACAAATGGCAGTGAGGCCACGAACTCCGCACTTCGCACATCATCCATATTGATGAACGCTCCCCATGAACTCCCCATTTGCAGGAAGTTGGAAGCTAATGCTTGTTGTCCGTCATAGTTCACCCCTTCCTTTCTGCCACGTTCACCCCAGAACAAGGCATCGATGGAAAGTACCACATAGCCGTGTTCGGCAAAATAGTCTCCTGTATATTGGCCGTCATAGCAGCCTATAGCCCATTTGTCGGCGTCCGCTATGATTTCAGCGTTTACACCGAACGGGCGTACCATTTTTTCCTTACCGATGGAGAAGTGCGCGCCATGATCGTGCAGCATGACGACTGCCGGAAAGGGACCGTCACCGTCCGGTACTAACAGGTAGGCGGGAATACGACACCATTCCGATACGTTAAATAGTATTTTTTGAGCCTTGTATCCGTTGCGCTGTTCGGTAGCAATTACCGTCATGGCATAATCGGTAGGGGCGGGAGGCAAAATCTGCATACAGTCCAATAGGGTTTCCCGTGCCTGGGCACGCCATTTATCAAACTTGCGGATAGGGGAGTTTCCCCACGCTGCCGGGTAAGTGAGCTGTTGTTTCAATTGCTCATAGAAGATCGGCATGTTCTTGACAACACCATATGCGGTGGTATCGGTTTGAGCAATCATACTGAGATGTCCGGAGAGAACAATCAAGAAAATGGTTGTAATGCGTTTCATGGTCAGTGGTTGTTAAAATCTAAACAAAGATACATGATTTTTCTATGAAATACGTATCTTTACCGCATAGAATAAGCCTGTTATGATGAAAAAAATCTTATATCTGATCCTTGGGTTGATAGGTGTGTTGTCAGTAAAAGCGCAGCCGGATTGTTTTTTCACCCATTATTCGTCTGAAGACGGACTTTCTCAAAATACAGTAATGAGCATCCTGCAAGACCGCAAGGG encodes the following:
- a CDS encoding two-component regulator propeller domain-containing protein, yielding MRRIRIFLILCVIATGFCFGQLPHTFTQYTSEDGLSQNTIMSILQDDKGVMWFATWDGLYKFDGYTFNNYKAHPGDSIGLSNNRLDNIKEDRYGYIWVQSYNHQVYRFNPRLERFQAIPYDNYLSLDMHVLPCGDVWIITVQNELIHISTHPETHEMKATDFFKSHQISYSEPIKSIFQDSRENQWILTENGLYRLTRDGNEEKLSSYFVAPPEKDKQPFYDALENNHTIYFTSKQGCVYEYNPDTGQFVRQEFPTGSSIKTIRQLKKDKLFIGTASDGFFVYEQSSGNHRHYNTRNYPSLKDNQIKAAYIDTNGEAWIRLNTKGVTHFNPENEQFDHFILQDKYGKDIVDSRPEMYIYEDVNGSLWVHPSGGGLAWYDRKNNRIRPFYNPALQSGWSADNKVTNVFTDKQGNLWLGSYGNGLEKISFNTNHFHLLTAAPDDTEFPGSNVRAVYQDRNGYIWTGNKDKIIRVYDSQWRYVGNLTSAGTISPYSTDRLGIGYSIIQDHEGTIWIGTKGNGLFAAKPQGKPLTYHLVQYSADANDVYSLSGNEIYSLHEDRQQRIWIATFEGGINYLERGTDKEADRFINYRNRLKNYPISQCYRTRFITSDTKGNIWIGSATGLLMCKGNFKEPEEIEFQRYCRISGNANSLSNNDVHNIYFTRKGEMYVATFGGGLNKLLSLEGAEARFQAYTMRDGLPSDVLLSIEEDPHGNLWCATEKELCKFIPSTDKIINYPSRAFPLRISFNEGAALRTESDYLLFNTVKGVLYFFPDSIHTSTYVPPIIFTRLQQAEKTVTPEEGGILTTHIDDTNLLTLPHDKNGFSIQFAALDMKYPGNISYSYKLEGFENNWNNIGNQRTATYTNLPKGHYTLKVRSTNSDGIWVENTRTLDINILPSFWETPWAYSLYVLFILLVIFTATYILFTIFRLKHKVSVEQEISDIKLRFFTNISHELRTPLTLIAGPVEQVLQHGKLNDEEREQLVLVERNTNRMLRLVNQILDFRKIQNKKMKMRVQQIDLIPFIRHIMESFNSLADEHQIDFSMDTEVASLKIWADSDKLEKILFNLLSNAFKYTPQGKQIKVMVQEEEKDVILAVEDQGIGIAENKQKSLFVRFENLVDKNLFNQASTGIGLSLVKELIDMHHGSISIRSKLGEGSCFSIRLQKGKEHFDETVEFILSDYVVSDTSPVCTGNQFSSLTGNEEENLNSEKETILIVEDNQELRFFIRTIFAQYFNVIEAENGNTGLEKSKLYMPDIIISDVMMPEKHGIEMVRELREEMTTSHIPIVMLTAKSTIESKIEGMKLGADDYITKPFSAAYLKARIFNLLEQRKKLQALYCASLLPASTEQPLAGKKETTTPALSPNDQKFMDKVMETIEKHLDNGDLTVEDIAGEVNMSRSVFFKKLKTLTGLSPVEFLREIRMKRAAQLIETEEYNMAQIAYMVGLNDSHYFSKCFKQQYGMTPTEYKESRKQNN
- a CDS encoding dienelactone hydrolase family protein; amino-acid sequence: MKRITTIFLIVLSGHLSMIAQTDTTAYGVVKNMPIFYEQLKQQLTYPAAWGNSPIRKFDKWRAQARETLLDCMQILPPAPTDYAMTVIATEQRNGYKAQKILFNVSEWCRIPAYLLVPDGDGPFPAVVMLHDHGAHFSIGKEKMVRPFGVNAEIIADADKWAIGCYDGQYTGDYFAEHGYVVLSIDALFWGERGRKEGVNYDGQQALASNFLQMGSSWGAFINMDDVRSAEFVASLPFVDKNKVGCVGFSMGAYRSWMLSAITDCIKVSASICWMNTTEHLMTLTNNQNKGGSAYSMLIPNLRRYLDYPHTASIACPKPTLFFNGSRDKLFPVEGVKDAYDTMQAVWQSQKAADRLVTKIWEEKHFFNKEMQKETLEFFNKWLK